ATACGCGTCGGCCCGCTCCGCGTACGTCTCGGCATGGTCGGGATCCACCGCTTTCAAGCCATCACGGATGTTGCGCACATAGGTCCTGGCGCGGGCGACGTCCAGCCACGCGTGGGGGTCTGTATCACCGTGGCTGTGCCCGTCGTCGTGATGGTGATCGTGAGCATGATCGCCGGCGTCGATGGCATCGACACCGCGGGAGGCGGTCACCACGCGGGCTGAGCCACCCGCTACGTCCAGCAACCGATCCATCCAGCCCTCGAATCCAAGCCCGTTGCGCACCACAAGATCAGCCTCGGTGATCTTCCGTGCATGCGCCGGCGCCGGCTCGAAGGCGTGGCTGTCGCCATCCGGACCCACGAGCGAGGTAACCGCGACCCGCTCGCCGCCCACCTCGCGGGTGATGTCCGCGACGATGGTAAAGCTTGTCACCACGCGCACCTCGCCAGCCAAGAGCGGCGCGCTCACAAGGAGCAAGAGCATCAGAATCGACAATCGCATCATCAGGCTTCCAGGTGGCGGCGGAGTCGCAGTCGAGTGATCAGTCCGCCGTGGGGGCCGAACAGCACGGAGATGGCGTAGCCCATACCGGCCACCAGCACCACCGCCGGCCCCGATGCGGCACCCAGGTGGTAGGAAAGCAGCAGTCCCGCCCAGGCGCTGAGCAGTGCCAGCGCCGCGGCGGCGGCCATGAGGCCGGCCACGGTCCCTGCCCAGTACCGGGCCGCCGCGGCCGGCAACATCATCAGGCCGACCGCCATGAGCGTGCCCAGGGCGTGGAACCCCGCGACCAGGTTGAGCACCACCAGCCCCAGGAACAGCCCGTGATACAGGCCCCCGGGGCTACCGCAGGCGCGCAGGTACTCCGGGTCCAGGCATTCGGTCACGAGCCCACGGAAGAACAGCGCCACGGCCACGATGGTGGCGGTGGCCACGGACGCCACGAGCAACAGCCCGGCATCATCCACCGCCAGCAGGTTGCCGAAGAGCACGTGGACGAGATCGGTATTCGAACCTCGCACGGAGATCAGGAGCACACCCACGGCCATGGCGATCAGGTAGAAGGCGGCAAAGCTCGCGTCCTCGCGCTGACCGGTAAACCGGTGGACGCCCCCTGCGAGCAGGGCGACCAGCAGCCCGGCCACCACGCCCCCCGCGGTCATGGCCGCAACCGAGAAGCCGGCAAGCAGAAAGCCGATGGCAACCCCGGGCAGCACCGCGTGGGCCATGGCGTCGCCCACCAGGCTCATCCGGCGCAGCACCAGCAGGACACCGATGGGCGCCGCGCCGAGCCCGACGGCCATGCAGGCGACAAGGGCCCGCGCCATGAACCCGAACTCGGCAAAGGGCAGGAACAGGAGCTCCACCATCAGGCAGCGGACTCCCGGGTGCATTCGGCGGCCGAGTCATCCCAGGCCTCGGCCATCTGTCGCGCCCGAAAGAGGTTTCCGGCGCGCAGCACCTGTGCTGTCTCGCCCCAGTCCACCGCCGTGCGGGCCATCAGCAGCGTGCGGGGAAAGTGGGCCTTCACCTGTTCCAGGTCGTGCAGTACCGCGATCACCGTCCGCCCCTCGCCATGCCAGCGGGACACCACGCGGAGCAGGTCGGCGGTCGTGCGCGCGTCGATGGCGTTGAACGGCTCGTCGAGCAGGATCAGGGCGGCGTCCTGCAGGAGCACACGGGCGAACAGAACGCGCTGGAACTGGCCCGCCGACAGGGATGCGATGGAGCGCCCCTCGAACCCGCTCAGGCCCACCGCCGCCAGCGCATCGGCCGCCTGACGGCGCTGGCGTGCCGACACACCACCGAAAACACCGAGCCGGCGCCAGAACCCCAGCTCCACCATGTCCATCACACGCACGGGGAACGTGCGGTCGACCTCCGCCTGCTGCGGAAGATAGGCAAGCGGGCCACCGGAGATGCTTCGCTCCACCCGGCCCGATTCCGGGCGCATCAGGCCGGCGATGGTCTTGAGCAGCGTAGTCTTGCCGGCCCCATTGGGCCCGACCAGCGCCGTCAGCGAACCCGCGTCGAAACGCCCGCTCACGTGGTGCACCGCCGGATGGCGGTGATAACACACGGTCAGATCCTGCAGTTCGATTGCAGCCATTGCCCGGCCCCTAACCCATTGCCCAGTACACGCTGCACCACAGCAGGGCAACCACCGGCAGGACGCAGACAAGCCGCGCCACGGCGGCGAGCCCCAGCGCGGTATGTTGCGGTACGACCATCCTGAAACCTCCTGCTAGTGTTGTGCGATGTTATAACGTTACTATTTCTGGTTCAACGCTTCCGTTCGACGCCAACGCCAAGCGAAGCGGAGTTTTCCGCGTTGCAGCAGTGAATCCACCCGGATATCAACTACTTTAAAAACAGAGGGCGCCCGGAACACCGCGCGGTTGGCCGTTCAGGGCGCACGATCATTCTCAATGACAACCAACGGGTGGGCCCTTTAATGCACAGACACACGCTTCTCATGATCGGCACGGCTCTGGCACTGGTCACCGCGCCGGCACTGGCGGAGGACATCTCCGCGGGGGAAACGCTTTACGCAGAGTCCTGCGCAAGCTGCCACGGCAGCGCCGGGCGGGGCATGGGAAGCTTCCCCTCCCTGACCGGCCGCAGTGCCGACTACATCGCCGAGCGTCTCGAGCAGTACCGCGCAGGCGACCGCGTGGGGTCGAACACCGCCTTGATGGCACCCCACGCCGCTGAACTCTCGGATGATGAGATCGCCAACCTGTCGGCCTATATTTCCGGGGAATTCCAGTAACGCCGGGCCGTTACCGCCGGCGTCATGGACGGGCCGAGACGCCCTGCCCCGCCCCGACCCGCCGGCGTGCATCACTGCAAGTCGCACGACAAAAAGAAGTCCAACTGTTGGAGGAGAACACCCATGATTCGCCATATCACCAAAGTATCGCTGGGAGCCCTTGTGGCTTCTGCCATGGTTCACGGTGTTGCGGTGGCCGACGACTCGGATGCCGACGTGCCGAGCCTGAGCTACGAGACCGTCATGTCCGACCTCTCGGACCCGTGGGACATGGCCTTTCTGCCCGATGAAACCATGTTCTTTACCGAGAAGTGCCGGGGCCTGTCAGTCCGGCTTCCCGACGGCGACGTCAACGCCCTGCTCGGCATGGAAGACACCGAAGACTACGCCAGGACCGCGGACGACCTGTTCTGCTACGGCCAGGCGGGCATGAACGGTGTCGCCATCGATCCGGACTTCGACGAGAACCGCTACATCTACGTCTATTCGGCATCGAATCTCGAGACGCCTCACACCAACCGCGTGATCCGGCTGACGGTCAACGACGACCTCACCGAGGTGTCGGACCGGGTCGACATCATCGAGGACATTCCCTACAAGCAGGAGGAGAGCGACCACCCGTTCGGCGATGCCGGCGCCCACAACGGCGGGCGCATCCGCTTCAGCCCGGGCGATGGCTACCTGTATGTCACCACCGGGGATAACCACAACGGTGAAATCCCGCAGGACCCCACCAGCCTGGGCGGCAAGGTGCTGCGCGTGGACCGTGACGGCGAAGCGGCGCCCGACAACAACGAGGGCGGCGATTTCGACCCGCGCATCTTCACCTACGGTCACCGCAACGTGCAGGGCATCGCCTTCCAGCCCGGCACCGACACGCCGTTCGTGGCAGAGCACGGCCCCTGGCATTCCGACGAGGTGAAGGCGCTGACGGCGGGCGGCAACGCCGGCTGGGATCCGCGCCCCAATGTCGCCGGCCGTGGTGACTGCCCCGACGACTACTGCGGCTACATGCCGAACCAGATGGAGGGCATGGACGCGGAGGAACGCATGGCCTACATGCCCATGACGGACCTGGAGCAGTACCCGGACGCCATCCGCCCGGCCTGGACCAATGACGGCCTCTCCCAGGGCATGTCATCCGCCGTGTTCCTCACCGGCTCCCAGTGGAAGGACTGGGACGGCCGCATGGCGGTTGGCTTCCTGGGTATCGGGTTCGGCGACACCGCCGAGGGGCACCGGATCGACGTCCTCGACATCGCCGATGACGCCCTGTCGGTGGAGGTTACCACCATGGATCTGCCCATGGGTCCGGGCCGGTTCCGCTCCCTTGTGCAGGGGCCGGACGGCAACCTGTACGTGGCCCGTGACGAGGGTGAGATCTACCGCGTCACCCCCGAGTAATCACGACCGGCCCGCACTGCCACGGGGCAGTGCGGGCCACCCTCAATAGCCCCTCGCCGGACAGTGCACCGATCACCGGGGATAGCCCGGCAGGTCGGCACCTCGCCCGAGCACACCCTCCAGGCTGGCACCCAGGCGTAGCAGGTGTGCCTCCCGCCACGGCCCTGCCAGAAGCTGAAGGCCCACGGGCATGCCGGCGACGCCGGTCATGGCCGCCGGCACGCGCACGGAACCGGCGGTATCCGTGCCCAGGGCGAGGCGGGCGCTGCCCTCCAGCAGCGACACCCCGGCGTCGCGCAGCGCGGCGTAAAGCCTCGGAAGGGAGTGCGTATCTGGGTTGCTTGCAGTCATTGCAGCAATGTATCAGAGGCGGCCCAGGCGTGCGCCGCCGGGACCGGCGCGCCCACAACGCCTGCAGAGACGCACCGGGCAGCGTGCCGGTTGCCCCTTGAACCGGAGAACCTGAATGCGAATGATTCTCATTGACAGACCGTTGCTGTCAGTAGAAAATGCGTCTCATTCGTGTTCAACCATCAGGGATCGACAGTGAACTCCGCAAGGCACCCGGTGTGCTTCCCGGCAACAGCGCTCGGCCTCTCCACCGCGATATGCCTCGCCACCCTGCCCTCGGTGGCCCTGGGGTCCACCGGTGAGCAGGCGGCCGTGACAGGCCTGGACACACTGGTGGTTACCGGGACACGGACACCCCGCCCCGTTCTGGACACACCCGTTCGGACAGAGGTGGTATCGAGGGAGGAAATGGCGCGCACCCATGCACGCAGCCTCGGGGACGCTCTGGAGAACGTGCCCGGTATCCAGCTCCGGGAGATTCACGGCAAACCGGGTGAATCCGTTTCCCTGCAGGGGCTGGGTGGCAATCAGGTGCTGGTCCTCGTGGACGGCCTGCCGGTCAGCGCCAGTACCGGCTCGACCGTGGACGTGACGCAGCTCGCGCTCACGGAAGTCGAACACGTCGAAATCGTCAAAGGGGCGACCTCAGCCCAGCACGGCAGCGCTGCCATGGGCGGGGTCATCAACGTGATTACCCGGGACGTCCAGCCGGGACTGTCCGGGATGGTCCAGGGCGACCTCGGCACCTACGGAGACCAGAATCCCTCCGGACGCTCGGTGGACGCCGCCAGACGCAGGGGCAGTGCACGGATGGACGCGGGAACGGACGCACTGCGCCTCCGCGTCGCCGCAGACCGGCGGGAAACCGACGGGGTCGACCCGGACACCAGCAGCTGGGGGCAGCCGGCGGACGCCGTCGACCGGGACCAGATCGATGCCCGGGCCGAGTGGCACCCCTCCCCTGCCGGCCGGTTCTACCTGCACGGAAGCCGATTCCAGGAGGATAGCGAGAGTCGCTATCTCCGGCAGCTTCCCGGGCAACAGATCCGTCAGCGCGGTGTCGAGGACGTGCGCCGTGACCGTGTCACCGCCGGGGGGCGATGGGGGTGGGACAACGGCGCCGGCATCCAGATCAACGGCATGACGGAGCGTTTCCGGAGCGACACCCTGAAGCACGCCGGCGGAACCTCCTTCGATGATCGCCGCGCGAAGCTCGACCAGGATCATGTCACCCTGCAGGCGGACTTGCCTCCCGTCGATAACCACTTCCTGCAAGTGGGGGGTGACCTGCGGCGGGAGACCCTCTCCCAGACCAAGGACGGTATCTCCGAGCTGGAAGGAACGGGAGGGGTCTCCCGGGGGAGTGACGAGCTGTATGTGCAGGACGACATCTTCCTCGGCTCGACGGTGGAACTGTTACTCGGCCTGCGCTTT
This portion of the Aquisalimonas asiatica genome encodes:
- a CDS encoding metal ABC transporter solute-binding protein, Zn/Mn family — translated: MTSFTIVADITREVGGERVAVTSLVGPDGDSHAFEPAPAHARKITEADLVVRNGLGFEGWMDRLLDVAGGSARVVTASRGVDAIDAGDHAHDHHHDDGHSHGDTDPHAWLDVARARTYVRNIRDGLKAVDPDHAETYAERADAYLDVLEALDDQIRETLAAVPRERRRILTSHAAFGYFEDAYGIEFLSPRGLSTEAEPSAAEVAELVREARAHRVAALLPDNLTDARLLHRIAEESDMTVGPTLYSDALSPEDGPAPTYTRMMEHNAGVIAEALEADP
- a CDS encoding metal ABC transporter permease, with amino-acid sequence MVELLFLPFAEFGFMARALVACMAVGLGAAPIGVLLVLRRMSLVGDAMAHAVLPGVAIGFLLAGFSVAAMTAGGVVAGLLVALLAGGVHRFTGQREDASFAAFYLIAMAVGVLLISVRGSNTDLVHVLFGNLLAVDDAGLLLVASVATATIVAVALFFRGLVTECLDPEYLRACGSPGGLYHGLFLGLVVLNLVAGFHALGTLMAVGLMMLPAAAARYWAGTVAGLMAAAAALALLSAWAGLLLSYHLGAASGPAVVLVAGMGYAISVLFGPHGGLITRLRLRRHLEA
- the aztA gene encoding zinc ABC transporter ATP-binding protein AztA; protein product: MAAIELQDLTVCYHRHPAVHHVSGRFDAGSLTALVGPNGAGKTTLLKTIAGLMRPESGRVERSISGGPLAYLPQQAEVDRTFPVRVMDMVELGFWRRLGVFGGVSARQRRQAADALAAVGLSGFEGRSIASLSAGQFQRVLFARVLLQDAALILLDEPFNAIDARTTADLLRVVSRWHGEGRTVIAVLHDLEQVKAHFPRTLLMARTAVDWGETAQVLRAGNLFRARQMAEAWDDSAAECTRESAA
- a CDS encoding c-type cytochrome, with protein sequence MHRHTLLMIGTALALVTAPALAEDISAGETLYAESCASCHGSAGRGMGSFPSLTGRSADYIAERLEQYRAGDRVGSNTALMAPHAAELSDDEIANLSAYISGEFQ
- a CDS encoding PQQ-dependent sugar dehydrogenase → MIRHITKVSLGALVASAMVHGVAVADDSDADVPSLSYETVMSDLSDPWDMAFLPDETMFFTEKCRGLSVRLPDGDVNALLGMEDTEDYARTADDLFCYGQAGMNGVAIDPDFDENRYIYVYSASNLETPHTNRVIRLTVNDDLTEVSDRVDIIEDIPYKQEESDHPFGDAGAHNGGRIRFSPGDGYLYVTTGDNHNGEIPQDPTSLGGKVLRVDRDGEAAPDNNEGGDFDPRIFTYGHRNVQGIAFQPGTDTPFVAEHGPWHSDEVKALTAGGNAGWDPRPNVAGRGDCPDDYCGYMPNQMEGMDAEERMAYMPMTDLEQYPDAIRPAWTNDGLSQGMSSAVFLTGSQWKDWDGRMAVGFLGIGFGDTAEGHRIDVLDIADDALSVEVTTMDLPMGPGRFRSLVQGPDGNLYVARDEGEIYRVTPE
- a CDS encoding amidase family protein, translated to MTASNPDTHSLPRLYAALRDAGVSLLEGSARLALGTDTAGSVRVPAAMTGVAGMPVGLQLLAGPWREAHLLRLGASLEGVLGRGADLPGYPR
- a CDS encoding TonB-dependent receptor plug domain-containing protein yields the protein MNSARHPVCFPATALGLSTAICLATLPSVALGSTGEQAAVTGLDTLVVTGTRTPRPVLDTPVRTEVVSREEMARTHARSLGDALENVPGIQLREIHGKPGESVSLQGLGGNQVLVLVDGLPVSASTGSTVDVTQLALTEVEHVEIVKGATSAQHGSAAMGGVINVITRDVQPGLSGMVQGDLGTYGDQNPSGRSVDAARRRGSARMDAGTDALRLRVAADRRETDGVDPDTSSWGQPADAVDRDQIDARAEWHPSPAGRFYLHGSRFQEDSESRYLRQLPGQQIRQRGVEDVRRDRVTAGGRWGWDNGAGIQINGMTERFRSDTLKHAGGTSFDDRRAKLDQDHVTLQADLPPVDNHFLQVGGDLRRETLSQTKDGISELEGTGGVSRGSDELYVQDDIFLGSTVELLLGLRFQDDSDFGSHTAGKANLRWHALRTADWHGTLRLGWGQGYRVPDLKERHYRFDHSQLGYVVLGNPDLEPEASDSYQLGWSMDWRQQAWFEVNLFHNRLRNLIQVDSGNATIRGDGVQEFRYANVDRAITQGVETVANVRVSPTLELNTGYTFTDTEDRESGRELTRQPRHQGRFGINWQTSDRIDVNLRARYQSSEQVDSEHDDSRSPGWTTVDVGMNLRATPRLHLFGGVDNVFDTQRDFGDPDDFRPVTGAFAYLGARYEFGGAH